One genomic segment of Streptomyces sp. RKND-216 includes these proteins:
- a CDS encoding PP2C family protein-serine/threonine phosphatase, whose product MAAVAVIDLTAGPGVGFLPLIALGPAFAGLAGSMRRTGAISVLAMGLCLTLGLYNGQFGDRRGSTALLGVAGVSAAGLLATAGRKRREAELASVRSIAEVAQRVLLRPVPLSVGPLRIAVSYTSAVAEARIGGDLYEVVTSPRGVRVIVGDVQGKGLEAVETAAVVLGAFREAAYDEVDLVTVGARLERALGRHLSDEKFVTAVLAELSDDTATLLDFGHPPPLLVRHDGGVEYVEVPDPAPPLGLGSLAKEEPLPYAQPFAPGDQLLFYTDGVTEARDPDNRFYPLAERAGLLKDPNPQTALDAIREDLVAHVERPLRDDAAMLLLRHRTRGDVCSPRA is encoded by the coding sequence ATGGCCGCCGTGGCCGTCATCGACCTCACGGCCGGGCCGGGAGTCGGCTTCCTGCCGCTGATCGCGCTCGGCCCCGCGTTCGCCGGTCTCGCCGGCAGCATGCGGCGCACGGGTGCCATCAGCGTGCTCGCGATGGGACTGTGCCTCACACTCGGCCTGTACAACGGGCAGTTCGGGGACCGGCGCGGCTCGACGGCACTGCTCGGCGTCGCCGGGGTCTCGGCGGCCGGTCTGCTCGCCACGGCGGGACGGAAGCGCCGTGAGGCGGAACTGGCCAGCGTCCGCAGCATCGCCGAGGTGGCGCAGCGGGTGCTGCTGCGGCCGGTGCCGCTCAGCGTCGGCCCGCTGCGCATCGCCGTCTCCTACACCTCGGCGGTCGCCGAGGCCCGCATCGGCGGTGACCTGTACGAGGTGGTGACTTCGCCGCGCGGGGTGCGCGTGATCGTCGGGGACGTGCAGGGGAAGGGGCTGGAGGCGGTGGAGACCGCGGCCGTGGTGCTCGGCGCCTTCCGGGAGGCCGCCTACGACGAGGTGGATCTGGTGACCGTCGGCGCCCGCCTGGAGCGTGCCCTGGGGCGACACCTGTCCGACGAGAAATTCGTGACCGCCGTGCTTGCCGAACTCTCCGACGACACAGCCACGTTGCTCGACTTCGGGCACCCGCCGCCGCTGCTCGTGCGGCACGACGGGGGCGTCGAGTACGTCGAGGTGCCCGACCCGGCGCCGCCGCTCGGGCTAGGTTCGCTGGCGAAGGAGGAGCCGCTGCCGTACGCCCAGCCCTTCGCCCCGGGCGACCAGTTGCTCTTCTACACCGACGGCGTCACCGAGGCGCGAGATCCGGACAACCGCTTCTACCCGCTCGCGGAACGCGCCGGACTACTCAAGGACCCCAACCCGCAGACCGCGCTGGACGCGATACGTGAGGACCTGGTGGCGCACGTGGAGCGCCCGTTGCGGGACGACGCGGCGATGTTGCTGCTCCGCCACCGCACGCGGGGAGATGTGTGCTCCCCGCGTGCGTGA
- a CDS encoding SAM-dependent methyltransferase — MRQENRTVLSEVDVNVPSVARMYDYYLGGKDNYAVDRAAVAELDKVVPSTRPLAINNRRFLQRVVRVLAEDYGVRQFLDHGSGLPTQDNVHQVAQGIDPKSHVVYVDDDPIVLAHGRALLQEDDRTVVIQADMRRTDQIFAHEEVKRLIDLSQPVAALFVSVMHCIPDPGPEELVKQITERLPSGSFVVINQLVSENKETRDFVTNFMDETTQGHWGRVREPHEVERYFDGLQVLEPGLGRINHWRQDSELVLQEPDTGDWYEFGGVARIP, encoded by the coding sequence ATGCGGCAGGAGAACCGCACGGTCTTGTCCGAGGTGGACGTCAACGTGCCGAGTGTGGCGCGGATGTACGACTACTACCTCGGCGGCAAGGACAACTACGCGGTGGATCGTGCCGCCGTGGCCGAGCTGGACAAGGTGGTGCCCAGCACCAGACCGCTCGCGATCAACAACCGCCGCTTCCTCCAGCGCGTGGTGCGCGTGCTCGCCGAGGACTACGGCGTCCGCCAGTTCCTGGACCACGGCTCAGGTCTGCCCACGCAGGACAACGTGCACCAGGTCGCGCAGGGCATCGACCCGAAGTCGCACGTGGTCTACGTGGACGACGACCCGATCGTGCTCGCGCACGGGCGGGCGCTGCTCCAGGAGGACGACCGCACGGTCGTCATCCAGGCGGACATGCGCCGCACCGACCAGATCTTCGCGCACGAGGAGGTCAAGCGGCTGATCGACCTCTCCCAGCCGGTCGCCGCGCTCTTCGTCTCGGTGATGCACTGCATCCCCGACCCGGGGCCGGAGGAGCTGGTGAAGCAGATCACCGAAAGGCTGCCGTCGGGCAGCTTCGTGGTGATCAACCAGCTGGTCAGCGAGAACAAGGAGACCCGCGACTTCGTCACGAACTTCATGGACGAGACCACCCAGGGCCACTGGGGGCGGGTGCGCGAGCCGCACGAGGTCGAGCGGTACTTCGACGGCCTGCAGGTCCTCGAGCCCGGGCTGGGCCGGATCAACCACTGGCGGCAGGACTCGGAGCTGGTCCTCCAGGAGCCGGACACCGGCGACTGGTACGAGTTCGGCGGCGTCGCGCGCATCCCGTGA
- a CDS encoding extracellular solute-binding protein, with product MQRRRKIGLVAAGLATSLLATLTGCGGENPLGGEVSLKLMAVEHGDRSGNSSQRFWDKLIGEFRFEHPDIDVDVDLYERDAIDAEVRERVAEDRIPDLAQTSASFAGYARRDLLYSAREVLSTHTQASITASLVQAGTVGHVQYGFPFSASTRALFYNKDLFEQAGVEEPPRTWEELLRTARSLKAVGVKTPYGLPLGEEEAQAETLNWMLGNGGGYLSDAGSYDIDSPQNVATFEFLRDELVGPGLTNENPATTDRQEVYAAFLEGEVAMLNGHPGLMQLALESGVRFGTSPLPGRTAPARTTTGVADWTMAFKENGHAEEIRTFLDFVYQERYVVEYAGTHNMLPVTTEAAYTMREDAAHKPLWPFIESLDVARFYPLGKSSWGEASRRLSATIGSAVLGGGAPRTVLGRVQSDAVAGEEKVAAEAEAVP from the coding sequence GTGCAGCGACGACGGAAGATCGGCCTGGTCGCGGCCGGGCTGGCGACCAGCCTGCTGGCGACGCTCACCGGCTGCGGTGGCGAGAACCCACTCGGCGGTGAGGTCAGCCTCAAGCTGATGGCGGTCGAGCACGGGGACCGTTCCGGCAACAGCTCCCAGCGGTTCTGGGACAAGCTGATCGGCGAATTCCGGTTCGAGCACCCCGACATCGACGTGGACGTCGACCTCTACGAGCGCGACGCCATCGACGCCGAGGTGCGCGAGAGGGTGGCCGAGGACCGGATCCCCGACCTCGCCCAGACCAGCGCCTCGTTCGCCGGCTACGCCCGCCGCGACCTGCTCTACAGCGCCCGCGAGGTGCTCTCCACCCACACCCAGGCGTCCATCACGGCGTCCCTGGTCCAGGCGGGCACGGTCGGCCACGTCCAGTACGGGTTCCCGTTCTCCGCGAGCACCCGCGCGCTCTTCTACAACAAGGACCTCTTCGAGCAGGCCGGCGTCGAGGAGCCGCCCCGTACCTGGGAGGAGCTGCTGCGGACGGCCCGTTCCCTGAAGGCGGTCGGGGTGAAGACGCCGTACGGTCTCCCGCTGGGCGAGGAGGAGGCGCAGGCCGAGACGCTCAACTGGATGCTCGGGAACGGCGGCGGTTATCTCAGCGACGCCGGTTCGTACGACATCGACTCCCCGCAGAACGTCGCCACCTTCGAGTTCCTCCGCGACGAACTGGTCGGCCCGGGGCTGACCAACGAGAACCCCGCCACCACCGACCGCCAGGAGGTGTACGCGGCGTTCCTTGAGGGCGAGGTGGCGATGCTCAACGGCCATCCCGGGCTCATGCAGCTCGCGTTGGAGAGCGGTGTCCGCTTCGGCACCTCCCCGCTGCCCGGCCGCACCGCTCCCGCGCGGACCACCACCGGTGTCGCCGACTGGACGATGGCGTTCAAGGAGAACGGTCACGCGGAGGAGATCCGCACCTTCCTCGACTTCGTCTACCAGGAGCGGTACGTGGTCGAGTACGCCGGCACCCACAACATGCTGCCGGTGACCACCGAGGCCGCGTACACGATGCGGGAGGACGCGGCGCACAAGCCGCTCTGGCCCTTCATCGAGTCGCTGGACGTCGCCCGCTTCTACCCGCTCGGCAAGTCGTCCTGGGGAGAGGCTTCGCGGCGGCTGAGCGCCACCATCGGCAGCGCGGTCCTGGGTGGCGGTGCGCCGCGCACGGTACTGGGGCGGGTGCAGAGCGATGCCGTCGCCGGGGAGGAGAAGGTGGCGGCGGAAGCCGAGGCGGTGCCCTGA
- a CDS encoding helix-turn-helix transcriptional regulator, with amino-acid sequence MDTSHTVRDLTVSGGDPACRPVELWRPGPTVPRRALGARLRVLREESGLTHTEAGAAIGVSRSKISRLEHGRTGSKQRDVEALLALYGVVGEAERSVVRTLAEQANTPGWWHRYLDLVPSWLHDYLGAEQAADVIRGYEVQFVPGLLQTPAYAREVVRLGHPDASEDALDRHVEFRMRRQEVLDRPTPPHLWVVVDEAALRRPLGSRAVMRDQLDHLARMARRPHITIQLLPFACGGHPALCGSVTMLRLPGGQLPDMVYLEQLTSAVYPDKPADVHHYWDVLNRLVVQAERASRTPELLRALRDDL; translated from the coding sequence GTGGACACCTCACACACCGTGCGCGACCTGACCGTGAGCGGCGGCGACCCGGCGTGCCGCCCGGTGGAGCTGTGGCGGCCCGGTCCCACGGTACCGAGAAGGGCGCTCGGCGCCCGTCTGCGCGTACTGCGCGAGGAGAGCGGGCTGACCCACACCGAGGCGGGCGCCGCGATCGGGGTGTCACGGTCGAAGATCAGCCGTCTCGAACACGGCCGCACCGGGAGCAAGCAGCGCGACGTGGAGGCCCTGCTGGCGCTCTACGGCGTGGTCGGCGAGGCCGAGCGCAGCGTGGTGCGCACCCTGGCGGAGCAGGCCAACACCCCCGGCTGGTGGCACCGTTACCTCGACCTCGTGCCCTCCTGGCTGCACGACTACCTCGGTGCCGAGCAGGCGGCGGACGTGATCCGTGGCTACGAGGTGCAGTTCGTGCCCGGCCTGCTCCAGACCCCGGCGTACGCGCGGGAGGTCGTACGGCTCGGGCACCCGGACGCGTCCGAGGACGCACTGGACCGGCACGTGGAGTTCCGGATGCGCCGGCAGGAGGTGCTCGACCGGCCGACTCCGCCGCACCTGTGGGTCGTGGTGGACGAGGCGGCGCTGCGCCGCCCCCTCGGTTCGCGGGCCGTGATGCGCGACCAGCTCGACCACCTCGCCCGGATGGCGCGGCGCCCGCACATCACCATCCAGCTCCTGCCGTTCGCCTGCGGGGGCCACCCGGCCCTGTGCGGCTCGGTGACGATGCTGCGGCTGCCCGGCGGCCAACTCCCCGACATGGTCTACCTGGAGCAGCTGACGAGCGCCGTGTACCCGGACAAGCCCGCGGACGTGCACCACTACTGGGACGTGCTCAACCGCCTGGTGGTCCAGGCCGAGCGGGCCTCCCGCACCCCCGAGCTGCTGCGCGCCCTCCGCGACGACCTCTGA
- a CDS encoding alpha-amylase family glycosyl hydrolase, whose amino-acid sequence MSPERFLQPEPADAAVQAPAWLSDAVLYQIYPQSFADSDGDGIGDFAGITERLDHLAWLGVNTVWLNPCFASPFRDGGYDVSDYLTPAPRYGTVDDLAKLVDAARRRGIRVLLDLVAGHTSDQHPWFRHALEDPADHRYVWTESDPVPAGFAPSPGPRPGAYLPNFFVSQPALNFGYARTHPDEPWRQPVDAEGPRANRAALREIMDHWLGLGLSGFRVDMASSLVKDDPEHRETVKLWQELRGWLDRAHPRAVILSEWGDPSVSVPAGFHGDFFLQFGGPSNGLPMRSLWSNGGGTVDTSWDPLSCYFHADGEGSPDRFTHAWEEAAAAIGGAGHIVLPTSNHDFSRLATSPRTREELPVAFAFQMTWPTLPAIYYGDEIGMRYVPGLPDHEGSVLGPRYNRAGSRTPMQWDDGENAGFSTAPADDLYLPLDPDPDRPTVAGQRADEDSLLHLVRRLIALRRSTPELGPSGAVRVLNTGYPLVYLRGERYLVVVNPRREPVRMPLPCMLPPGTTPAALEVSGVTVTPTTLTAESFAFGVFDLGAGTGV is encoded by the coding sequence ATGTCCCCGGAACGCTTCCTGCAGCCGGAGCCCGCTGACGCCGCCGTCCAGGCCCCGGCGTGGCTGTCCGACGCCGTCCTCTACCAGATCTATCCGCAGAGCTTCGCCGACTCCGACGGCGACGGGATCGGCGACTTCGCGGGCATCACCGAGCGACTGGACCATCTCGCCTGGCTCGGCGTGAACACCGTCTGGCTCAATCCCTGCTTCGCCTCGCCGTTCCGCGACGGCGGCTATGACGTGTCCGACTACCTCACCCCCGCGCCCCGCTACGGCACCGTCGACGACCTCGCCAAGCTGGTCGACGCCGCACGGCGGCGGGGCATCCGGGTGCTGCTCGACCTGGTCGCCGGGCACACCTCCGACCAGCACCCCTGGTTCCGGCACGCGCTGGAGGACCCGGCGGACCACCGCTACGTGTGGACCGAGAGCGACCCGGTACCGGCGGGCTTCGCCCCCTCGCCGGGCCCCCGGCCCGGCGCGTACCTGCCCAACTTCTTCGTCTCCCAGCCCGCGCTCAACTTCGGCTACGCGCGCACGCACCCGGACGAGCCGTGGCGTCAGCCCGTCGACGCGGAGGGGCCGCGCGCGAACCGCGCCGCGCTGCGCGAGATCATGGACCACTGGCTGGGTCTGGGACTCTCCGGGTTCCGGGTCGACATGGCCTCCTCCCTGGTGAAGGACGACCCGGAGCACCGGGAGACCGTGAAGCTGTGGCAGGAGCTGCGCGGGTGGCTGGACCGCGCCCACCCGCGCGCGGTGATCCTCAGCGAGTGGGGCGATCCGTCGGTCTCGGTCCCGGCGGGCTTCCACGGCGACTTCTTCCTCCAGTTCGGCGGCCCGTCCAACGGCCTGCCCATGCGATCGCTGTGGAGCAACGGCGGCGGTACCGTCGACACCTCCTGGGACCCGCTGAGCTGCTACTTCCACGCCGACGGCGAAGGCTCCCCGGACCGGTTCACCCATGCCTGGGAGGAAGCGGCCGCCGCCATCGGCGGCGCGGGACACATCGTGCTGCCGACCTCCAACCACGACTTCTCCCGGCTCGCGACTTCGCCGCGCACCCGCGAGGAGCTGCCGGTGGCGTTCGCCTTCCAGATGACGTGGCCGACGCTGCCCGCGATCTACTACGGCGACGAGATCGGCATGCGGTACGTGCCGGGGCTGCCCGACCACGAGGGAAGCGTCCTCGGCCCGCGGTACAACCGAGCGGGCTCCCGCACGCCCATGCAGTGGGACGACGGTGAGAACGCCGGATTCTCCACGGCACCGGCGGACGACCTGTACCTGCCGCTCGACCCGGACCCGGACCGCCCCACGGTCGCCGGGCAGCGCGCGGATGAGGATTCGCTGCTGCACCTGGTGCGCCGGCTGATCGCGCTGCGCCGGTCCACGCCGGAGCTGGGGCCCTCTGGGGCCGTGCGGGTGCTGAACACCGGCTACCCGCTGGTGTACCTGCGCGGGGAGCGCTACCTCGTGGTGGTCAACCCCCGCCGTGAGCCGGTCCGGATGCCGCTGCCCTGCATGCTGCCGCCGGGCACGACCCCGGCCGCGCTGGAGGTCTCCGGCGTGACCGTCACCCCCACCACACTCACCGCGGAGTCCTTCGCCTTCGGCGTCTTCGACCTGGGCGCCGGCACCGGCGTCTGA
- a CDS encoding DUF397 domain-containing protein, translating to MHIDHAMQDPRLRHVTWRKSRRSNPSGNCVELAELADGGVAVRNSRFPTGPALLYTPAEITAFIQGAKDGDFDDLLDAGA from the coding sequence ATGCACATCGACCACGCGATGCAGGACCCCCGACTCCGTCACGTCACCTGGCGCAAGAGCCGCCGCAGCAACCCCAGCGGCAACTGCGTCGAGCTCGCCGAACTCGCCGACGGCGGAGTGGCCGTACGCAACTCCCGTTTCCCCACGGGCCCGGCCCTCCTCTACACGCCGGCCGAGATCACCGCCTTCATCCAGGGCGCCAAGGACGGCGACTTCGACGACCTGCTCGACGCCGGCGCCTGA
- a CDS encoding ATP-dependent DNA ligase, with protein sequence MLLADIARTSLAVAATSARTEKVALLAELFRTADPAEAPVTITYLAGRLPQRRTGIGWRTLVDRPAPAKTPTLTLGEVNRALDRIALVSGKGSQHERRRLLGELLGRATAAEQDFLVRLIGGELRQGALDAFAVEALAVAVGADAAEVRRAVMLGGSLGSVARALLEGGPAALADFRLEVGRPVQPMLAQSAKDVDEALDRLGPSAVEEKLDGIRVQVHIDHEGEDPREPAHPVRVRPEGRQGPVVRVWTRTLDEITDRLPEVVAAAADLPVTRAVLDGEVVARDADGRPRPFQETSGRVGSRLDVAGAQASLPVSVAFFDLLSLDDRSLLDLPVRERHAELARVVPEALRVRRTAVEDAGESGQAHARAFAEEALARGQEGVVLKALDSAYSAGRRGASWLKVKPVHTLDLVVLGAEWGHGRRTGRLSNLHLGARRADGTFTMLGKTFKGLTDALLAWQTTRLRELTVSEEPWGVLVRPELVVEIAYDGVQRSSRYPAGVTLRFARVVRYREDKRPDDADTIDTVLAALRP encoded by the coding sequence ATGCTCCTGGCCGACATCGCCCGTACCTCGCTCGCCGTCGCGGCCACCTCCGCCCGGACGGAGAAGGTCGCACTGCTCGCCGAGCTGTTCCGCACCGCCGACCCCGCCGAGGCCCCGGTCACCATCACCTACCTCGCCGGACGCCTCCCCCAGCGCCGCACGGGCATCGGCTGGCGCACCCTCGTCGACCGCCCCGCCCCCGCCAAGACCCCGACCCTCACCCTGGGCGAGGTCAACCGCGCGCTGGACCGCATCGCCCTGGTCTCCGGCAAGGGCTCCCAGCACGAACGCCGCCGGCTCCTCGGCGAACTGCTGGGCCGCGCCACCGCTGCGGAGCAGGACTTCCTGGTCCGCCTCATCGGCGGAGAACTGCGGCAGGGCGCGCTGGACGCCTTCGCCGTCGAGGCACTCGCCGTCGCTGTCGGCGCCGACGCGGCCGAGGTGCGCCGCGCGGTGATGCTCGGCGGGTCGCTCGGCTCCGTGGCCCGGGCCCTGCTGGAAGGCGGCCCGGCCGCGCTGGCCGACTTCCGGCTGGAGGTCGGCCGCCCCGTCCAGCCCATGCTGGCGCAGAGCGCCAAGGACGTGGACGAGGCGCTCGACCGGCTCGGCCCCAGCGCCGTCGAGGAGAAACTCGACGGCATCCGGGTCCAGGTCCACATCGATCACGAGGGCGAGGACCCCCGCGAACCCGCCCACCCGGTGCGCGTGCGCCCCGAAGGCCGGCAGGGTCCCGTCGTGCGGGTCTGGACGCGGACGCTCGACGAGATCACCGACCGGCTCCCCGAGGTCGTCGCCGCCGCCGCGGACTTGCCAGTCACCCGCGCCGTGCTGGACGGCGAGGTCGTCGCGCGCGACGCCGACGGCCGCCCCCGGCCCTTCCAGGAGACCTCCGGGCGCGTCGGGTCACGGCTCGACGTCGCCGGGGCGCAGGCTTCCCTCCCCGTCTCCGTCGCCTTCTTCGACCTGCTCTCCCTCGACGACCGTTCGCTGCTGGACCTGCCCGTCCGCGAACGGCACGCCGAGCTGGCGCGCGTCGTCCCCGAGGCACTGCGGGTGCGCCGGACGGCGGTCGAGGACGCCGGGGAGTCCGGGCAGGCGCACGCCCGGGCGTTCGCGGAGGAGGCGCTGGCACGCGGGCAGGAGGGCGTCGTCCTCAAAGCGCTGGACTCGGCGTACAGCGCCGGCCGGCGCGGCGCCTCCTGGCTGAAGGTGAAACCCGTGCACACGCTGGACCTGGTCGTCCTCGGCGCCGAGTGGGGTCACGGGCGGCGCACCGGCAGGCTCTCCAACCTCCACCTCGGCGCCCGGCGCGCCGACGGCACCTTCACCATGCTGGGCAAGACCTTCAAGGGCCTCACCGACGCGCTGCTGGCGTGGCAGACCACGCGCCTGCGGGAGCTGACCGTCAGCGAGGAGCCGTGGGGGGTCCTGGTACGGCCCGAGCTGGTGGTGGAGATCGCCTACGACGGGGTGCAGCGCTCCTCGCGCTACCCGGCGGGCGTCACGCTGCGGTTCGCACGCGTGGTGCGCTACCGCGAGGACAAGCGCCCGGACGACGCGGACACCATCGACACCGTCCTCGCCGCGCTGCGTCCCTGA
- a CDS encoding helix-turn-helix transcriptional regulator gives MAAQPEPESRSSVRRILDHPRGGPTILRIVLGTQLRRLRETAGISREAAGDAIRGSHAKISRLELGRTGYKDRDVADLLALYGVHDAEEVENFLALARQASVPGWWNKYSDVLPSWFEQLIGLEEAASVIRTYEVQFVPGLLQTPEYARAVTRLGHPRASEADIERRVRLRMERQNALESEFGPKLWAVVDEAALRRPLGSEPEVMRDQIEHLLKMGSRRNITLQIAPFSIGGLSAAGGPVTILRFLEPDLPDVVYLEQLTTALYLDKQDEVENYMVVMDRLCATAETPTRSTAFLRELREEF, from the coding sequence ATGGCAGCACAGCCGGAACCGGAGAGCCGTTCGTCGGTCAGGCGCATCCTCGACCACCCGCGGGGCGGGCCGACCATCCTGCGCATCGTGCTCGGCACGCAGCTGCGCCGGCTGCGCGAGACCGCGGGCATCAGCCGGGAAGCGGCCGGCGACGCGATCCGCGGCTCACACGCGAAGATCAGCCGGCTCGAGCTGGGCCGCACCGGCTACAAGGACCGGGACGTCGCCGACCTGCTGGCGCTGTACGGCGTGCACGACGCCGAGGAGGTCGAGAACTTCCTCGCCCTCGCCCGCCAGGCCAGCGTCCCCGGCTGGTGGAACAAGTACAGCGACGTGCTGCCCTCCTGGTTCGAGCAGCTGATCGGCCTGGAGGAGGCCGCGTCCGTCATCCGCACCTACGAGGTGCAGTTCGTGCCGGGCCTGCTGCAGACGCCCGAGTACGCCCGCGCCGTCACCCGGCTCGGCCACCCCCGCGCGAGCGAGGCCGACATCGAGCGGCGCGTGCGGCTGCGCATGGAGCGTCAGAACGCCCTGGAGAGCGAGTTCGGCCCGAAGCTGTGGGCGGTCGTCGACGAGGCGGCGCTGCGGCGCCCGCTGGGCAGCGAGCCCGAGGTGATGCGGGACCAGATCGAGCACCTGCTGAAGATGGGGTCACGGCGCAACATCACGCTGCAGATCGCGCCGTTCAGCATCGGCGGGCTCTCCGCGGCGGGCGGGCCGGTGACCATACTCCGCTTCCTCGAGCCCGACCTGCCCGACGTGGTCTACCTGGAACAGCTCACCACGGCCCTCTACCTGGACAAGCAGGACGAGGTGGAGAACTACATGGTGGTCATGGACCGGCTCTGCGCGACGGCGGAGACGCCGACCAGGAGCACCGCGTTCCTCAGAGAGCTGCGCGAGGAGTTCTGA